In Syngnathus acus chromosome 5, fSynAcu1.2, whole genome shotgun sequence, a genomic segment contains:
- the LOC119123332 gene encoding neurexophilin-2 yields MQVLGWTALVLCQWILRKVQGLEKRVDFSDLSPVGSAMKTLPYSMGGGAGGGQQGGAVKPPYQTRIFSTSFDQTPIKAKPPTYSFYNPYDTARNQSLLLDQTGYRSKRKPSLKTAMKTKKMFGWGDFYFNVKTLKFSLLVTGKIVDHINGTFTVYFRHNSSSLGNVSVSIVPPTKIVEFEVLQQQQFLHPHTQQEVQIQETQQATIDPKEVKTFNCRVEYEKTNRSKKPKPCLYDPSQTCFTEHTQSHAAWLCAKPFKVICIFISFFSIDYKLVQKVCPDYNFQSEHPYFG; encoded by the coding sequence GTCCAAGGGTTGGAGAAGAGAGTGGATTTTTCAGACCTGAGTCCGGTGGGCTCGGCAATGAAGACTCTCCCTTACAGTATGGGTGGAGGCGCAGGTGGCGGACAACAAGGAGGAGCGGTTAAGCCGCCGTACCAAACCCGAATTTTCTCCACCTCCTTCGACCAGACGCCCATTAAGGCGAAGCCGCCCACTTACAGTTTCTATAACCCGTACGACACAGCCCGGAACCAGTCACTGCTGCTCGACCAGACAGGCTACCGCTCCAAACGTAAGCCCTCGCTCAAGACGGCCATGAAGACCAAGAAAATGTTCGGCTGGGGGGATTTCTACTTCAACGTCAAGACGCTCAAGTTCAGCTTGTTGGTGACGGGGAAGATCGTGGACCACATCAACGGGACATTCACCGTTTACTTCCGCCACAATTCCTCCAGTCTCGGCAACGTGTCGGTCAGCATCGTGCCGCCCACCAAGATTGTGGAGTTTGAGgtcctccagcagcagcagttctTGCACCCCCACACCCAACAGGAAGTTCAGATCCAGGAGACCCAGCAAGCCACCATCGACCCCAAAGAGGTTAAGACGTTCAACTGCCGTGTGGAGTACGAGAAAACCAACAGATCCAAGAAGCCCAAGCCCTGCCTGTACGACCCGTCTCAGACGTGCTTCACAGAGCACACCCAATCCCACGCTGCCTGGCTGTGCGCCAAGCCCTTCAAAGTCATCTGCATCTTCATCTCCTTCTTTAGCATCGACTACAAGCTGGTTCAAAAAGTGTGCCCGGACTACAACTTCCAAAGTGAGCATCCTTACTTTGGATAA